The Methanomicrobia archaeon genome segment GCGGGACGTATACCGTCACTCTGGTGGTGAACGATGGTAGCGTAGACTCCGAACCTTCCACGGCAACTGCGACCATAAGCGAAGGCGTAGTCAATGCCCCACCGGTGGCGGACGCAGGGCCGGACCAAACGGCGCTCGTGGGTGCGGTTGTACTCTTCAACGGGAGCGGATCTTACGACTCGGATGGCACCATAACTGCGTATGACTGGGACTTTGATGACGGGAGCACTGGATCTGGCAAGACAACGACCCACGCATATGGCACAGCAGGAACGTACACCGTTGTCCTCACCGTCACTGACGATCGCGGATCAACCGCTACAGACGAAGCAACAGTAACGGCCACCGCAGCGGGCGCTGATGTTATGCATGTTGCCAGCATCGGCATGTCAACAGAGAGCAGAACAGCGGGTAAGAACACGTTCGTCTGCGCGCTAGCCACGGTAACCGTTGCCGACGCTGCAGGTGTTCCCGTTGCCGGTGCATCGGTCGCGGGACGCTGGAGCGGTGCGGCAACCGATAGCGATTCCGGACTGACCGATGCTACAGGAGCGGTTACGCTGACCTCAGATTCGGTGAAGCTCAAAACCGCGGCGACCTTCACCTTCACGGTAACTGACGTTAACAAGGACGGCTGGACCTACGATCCGGCGGCGAACACCGTGACATCAGGCAGCATAGCCTGGCCATGACCGATAGATAAGATAAGAGACTAAGGAGCGTTTTTTTTTTTTCACCGCTCCTTATTCTCGCTTTTATATAATTTTTTGCGGGCTTACCACGCTGAGGCTGAGTACTGCGTGGTGTGTTTTGCGGCAGCACTCCGCCTGTGAACGACCGCACGACCGTTTGCCAGCGAACCATCCGCCGCTGTTCACGCTTTGAACACCGGCCGCGGCCCGCCTGTCACTCGCTTCCGCGGTACGTAACCCCGCGGAGAGCCCGAGTTCCAGTGGAAATGCACCCCAAAAGTTTATAAAGAGTACCTTAAGTAAGAACCTATGGTACTGACCTATGGTGGTGAGGCGCATGGTGAGGCGGATACCCGCGGATACTGAAGTGATCTTCGCGCAGGTGCCCCTGCTGCGATCGCAGCTGGATGCGCTGAAACGACGCTCAGGCACGATCACCACCAAGGACGCGCTCACGGTCGCGGTACACCATTACCTCAGTTGCCCCGCGCTCGACGGCGACACGGCCACTGCCGGTGACACGGCCACTGCCGGTGACGTGGGCACGGATATGGGTACGGCGCGCGCAGCGCGAGACGGCAGCGGAAAATACGACCAGGAAGGGGGAGAGGAAGAGGAGGACTGGTGGTAAGTACGTAAACACGAGACCACCGGTAAAACATGAAAGATGATCTCACCGCAGAAGCGTGCAGGGAGTTCGAAGCGTATCGTGAACCTGCTTAGCATTCTCGCTGTTCGAGCTGTTCCTTACAGAACCGGTTTACTGTCACGGGCCCATCCTTTTACGGGCTCTGACCAGCCTTCTGCGTTCCAGAAGGCTCCTTTGTTCAGTACATCCAGAATCGAGATACGATGCAAAGGAACCCGAGCTGAAGGTGACAAAAAATGTTTCTTTAGTAAAGGTTTCTTTGTCAAAGAAACGTTTTAGGAGGTGATACGATACAAAAATGACAACTAAAAGAAGCTTGAAGAAAGACGATAAGGCAGTTTCGCCGGTCATTGCCGTGATCATGCTGATCGCGATCACGGTCATCATCGCTGCAGTTGTTGCGGCATTCGCCTACGGGATCATCGGCGGTGTGAAGAAGGCGCCCAGCGCGGCACTGATCGTTGAGAATGCTCGAGCGGGTGAAACAAATATCACCGTCGTCCACCACGGAGGCGACCCAATTATCGATGCGTTTGGAACATCGCCATCGTGGTCGTTTAGATACCAAGGGAAAGAATGTATATTAGGTGAAGATAACGCGAAATTAAATGGTGGCGATCTCCCAACAACAAACACTCCCTTCAAACCAGGTGATGAATTGGTAATCGACATAATTGCTGCATCCGGGAGCACTGGAGCATTTTCAAGCGGCGAATCGATAACGATCGTGTACATGACTGGCGATGTACTGCAGCGGCTCTATATATCGTAAACGTCTGTACGGTAGTGCGAACTCGATCGAGATAAGCGATAAGATGCGGGTGTGACCTTTTTTTTACACACCCTTTTTCTTTTTTACACCCTTTTTCTAATCTCAACTGTGCGTAGAACGTGCCGCATGCAGCACGAACCCAACTTACGCACTAAAGATAAACCACGGCTAGGACAACCGAAAAAATAGGAACTACTGTTTTTAGGTCTGTATCTAATTCAAAATTCGTATCAAGTAAAGAGTGCCAACCAGTTCCAGCACCATACATAATCTTATCCTTCTTTAATGAAAAGAAATACTGTTTTAGTGTACTCTTTTCGAATTTTATGTTTTTAGGTTCTTCTCCAAGTTTAGGAACGAACAGAGGAGTTAAAACTTCAGCGAGACAAGTTATTTTGGGCAAAAATGCCTCGAATGAAGCTCTCTCCCCTGTTCAGAAACCTTTTTAATTTCTGTGGTTTACGCTTTGCGGTCTCAGTGAAGACAAGCACCGAGTGACGCTGGTTTTGGATCGTACACGTAAGACTGCCACGTGCCAGTTCCGAATTCTTGTACCTGGACTTCACGAATACGCGCGCTTCAAGTGTCATGAGATGGTATGTAACGAGCTCCGCTCTTCACGCAGTGCTCGGCTCAGCTCAGCTCGGCGATGTGCATGCTCTCTTCCAGTCCGACCGATATGAAGCATAGATAAGGTATTACGACGAGGTATTCTATCGGTGGGAGGTTACCTCCATTTCCAATATTTTACCAATTTCGTGAGAATAAAAAATTTGCACATGAAGATTGTGTGCCTACGTATTAAAAATAACGTACCCCTGCCCTTTATTACTGTTTTGGGCTAAAAACGGTAATAGCTACCCCGGCTAGTACTACAAGGAGTAATAACAGGAGCGGGCACTCCTTCAGCTTCGCCCAGTAGGTTCGCTTATTCTTCTGCACGCCTCTACTTTCTCGTTGCCGTGTAGGTCCCGATCGATCGCTTCCCCCATTCGAGCTCAGCTGTGCCGACGGGCTCGTACTTACTCGTTACGAACCCGCGTTCGCGGAGTGTTGCTCGAGATGCGCTACATCCTATCGTGAAACCTAAGCACGGAGGAGATGATAGCCCGAGGAGGCATGCGCCACCACACGCATAGTTTTGTTGACTTTGGCACAACCCTCTACG includes the following:
- a CDS encoding type IV pilin; amino-acid sequence: MKKDDKAVSPVIAVIMLIAITVIIAAVVAAFAYGIIGGVKKAPSAALIVENARAGETNITVVHHGGDPIIDAFGTSPSWSFRYQGKECILGEDNAKLNGGDLPTTNTPFKPGDELVIDIIAASGSTGAFSSGESITIVYMTGDVLQRLYIS